One Pecten maximus chromosome 7, xPecMax1.1, whole genome shotgun sequence genomic window carries:
- the LOC117330388 gene encoding CUB and sushi domain-containing protein 2-like: protein MADRWKLILLCFVLSLFDEGDSTLNGDRKKRDVTLCGEIVSETQGVIGPPTADEYYLPNRFCRWEVRAEEGHRLLLSARTFAMEFSTGCHWDYLEVRDGGDDHAHRVGKYCGYSPLVLLSASDTVFLYFSADGSTQDRGFQLDFRSIPAANSELSQCNQLIETEGLISSPNYPEEYGPYSYCVYWIKAPSDHARIHLEIRDVSLEDSGCLFDYVKIYDGRDSHSPALLDICGDSTHTSYVTSSGNQALVTFVSDGYLEDRGFQIDISFIENDSEEETESQEECQQVIDESMEGVVTSPGFPGLYPNQARCELILRSPEPDHHIRLTLVYLDMEGSINCTFDSLEFFDRTTEEVNSLGKICGQTTQNLIYVTKSDTLKIVLTSDYLVTGRGFLGDYTVLPNEVSNCMPRCNEKSVCVEEKEAFRCMAGKRCEYNICENGECVQQEGNLTCHCTSSFTGMLCDIKIQPPNNVELQPGPLDIHTDQSANRGERVILDCTTNVSDTFFTWALNDRLIMGDAGVIEHVNGSLEILSFGDAYVGMYKCLTDSFDTFSQTTFNLTLKEGCNFEIELSPSDVSAINGDSATLSCTSGQHNMTWLKDGQELREDEEYELSENGTVLTILAVTETTTGEYTCLLTRGDNCEVSRTVQVANLPPRIDNGYCGRPAVPDMIPRMLGRISRGQSVQQGSSPWHVILRDRREMTTFCGGTLISKSWILTAAHCTSNDHFSREFNKSFDANYVDLFLGTDLCNGTGGERRGIRRYIPHPRFGERAPYDNDIALIELDTPVEYNRQIRPICLQSLEAIEGVFMNRRLGRTVGRVIGCGRVHERITETPPYVRDVFVPYVDRRFCSHARIGSGNFTDSMICAGYNRAYFGDACSGDSGGSMSMQRTADDPWFLVGIVSWGVGCDRPGHYGYYTHVAKFLDWVSRITDSEFLETF, encoded by the exons ATGGCTGACAGATGGAAATTGATTTTACTTTGCtttgttttatctttatttgATGAAGGTGATTCTACTTTAAATGGTGACCGAAAAAAGAGAGACG TGACGTTATGTGGAGAGATAGTTTCCGAGACACAGGGAGTAATAGGTCCTCCAACGGCTGACGAATACTACCTACCAAACCGATTCTGTAGATGGGAGGTCAGGGCAGAGGAAGGGCACAGACTACTTTTGTCAGCAAGAACATTCGCAATGGAATTTTCTACGGGATGTCA CTGGGACTACCTTGAGGTGAGGGACGGCGGGGATGACCACGCCCACAGGGTGGGTAAATACTGTGGCTATTCCCCTCTAGTCCTCCTCTCCGCCTCGGACACAGTCTTCCTGTACTTCTCAGCAGACGGTTCGACACAGGACCGAGGATTCCAACTCGATTTCAGGTCCATTCCAGCAG CGAACTCTGAACTTTCACAATGTAATCAGCTGATTGAGACCGAAGGCCTGATTTCGAGTCCCAACTACCCAGAGGAGTATGGACCTTATTCTTACTGCGTGTATTGGATAAAG GCTCCTAGCGATCATGCACGCATTCACCTGGAGATACGTGATGTCAGTTTAGAAGATTCTGGATGCCTTTTTGATTATGTCAAAATTTACGACGGCAGAGATTCAC ATTCTCCCGCTCTACTGGATATTTGCGGAGACTCGACTCATACCTCGTATGTTACCTCCAGTGGTAATCAGGCGCTTGTCACGTTCGTTTCGGATGGGTACCTAGAGGACAGGGGTTTTCAAATAGATATAAGCTTCATCGAGAATGACAGCGAAGAGGAAACTGAATCTCAAGAAG AGTGCCAACAGGTAATCGACGAGTCTATGGAGGGCGTGGTGACAAGCCCTGGCTTCCCAGGTCTCTACCCTAACCAGGCCAGATGTGAATTGATTCTAAGGTCACCCGAGCCCGACCACCATATACGACTTACCCTAGTCTATCTGGATATGGAGGGATCCATTAATTGTACATTCGATTCTTTGGAATTTTTCGATCGTACAACGGAAG AAGTCAATTCTCTTGGAAAGATTTGTGGCCAGACAACACAGAATCTGATATACGTCACTAAATCCGACACTCTAAAAATAGTTCTGACGTCAGACTACCTCGTAACCGGAAGAGGTTTCCTTGGTGATTACACCGTGTTACCAAATGAAG TATCCAACTGTATGCCGCGATGCAATGAAAAATCCGTTTGTGTGGAGGAAAAAGAAGCATTTCG GTGTATGGCCGGTAAACGATGTGAGTACAACATATGTGAAAACGGCGAGTGTGTGCAACAGGAGGGGAATCTCACGTGTCATTGCACGTCCAGTTTCACAGGAATGCTGTGCGACATAAAAATACAACCGCCAAATAATGTG GAGCTGCAGCCTGGACCACTAGATATCCACACAGACCAGTCCGCCAATAGAGGAGAGCGGGTCATCCTCGACTGTACAACAAATGTCTCCGATACTTTCTTTACGTG GGCGCTAAATGATCGCCTAATCATGGGAGACGCCGGTGTGATAGAACATGTCAACGGAAGCCTGGAAATCCTCTCCTTTGGCGACGCTTATGTAGGCATGTACAAGTGTCTAACGGACTCGTTCGACACCTTTTCCCAAACAACGTTCAACCTTACTTTGAAGGAAGGCTGCAATTTCG AGATAGAGCTATCGCCATCGGATGTGTCTGCAATAAATGGAGATAGTGCCACATTGAGTTGTACGTCCGGACAACACAACATGACATGGTTGAAGGACGGTCAGGAGCTCCGGGAGGACGAGGAATACGAG TTATCAGAGAACGGAACAGTGTTAACAATTCTCGCTGTGACAGAGACAACGACAGGGGAATACACATGTTTACtgaccaggggagataactgtgaaGTGTCCAGGACTGTCCAAGTGGCCAACCTACCTCCAAGGATAGACAATGGAT ATTGTGGCAGACCTGCTGTACCGGATATGATACCACGCATGCTCGGAAGAATAAGTAGAGGTCAATCAGTACAACAAGGGTCATCACCATGGCATGTGATCTTAAGGGATCGCAGGGAG ATGACAACGTTTTGTGGTGGCACTTTGATTTCAAAGTCCTGGATTCTGACAGCTGCCCATTGTACCAGTAACGACCACTTTTCCAGAGAGTTTAACAAATCGTTTGATGCAAATTATGTTGACCTCTTCTTGGGCACTGATCTGTGTAACGGTACAGGTGGAGAGAGAAGAGGCATCCGAAGATATATTCCACATCCACGATTCGGAGAACGGGCTCCATATGACAACGACATAGCTTTAATAGAACTCGATACTCCTGTTGAATACAACCGCCAGATAAGACCAATTTGTCTTCAATCATTGGAAGCAATTGAGGGCGTTTTCATGAACAGACGACTTGGTCGGACTGTCGGTAGAGTAATAGGATGTGGGAGGGTTCACGAACGAATAACAGAAACGCCACCGTACGTTCGGGATGTATTCGTGCCGTACGTAGACCGAAGGTTTTGTTCCCATGCGCGAATAGGAAGCGGAAACTTTACTGATTCCATGATATGTGCCGGATATAACCGAGCCTACTTTGGCGACGCTTGCTCTGGTGACAGTGGGGGATCTATGTCGATGCAGAGGACTGCGGATGATCCCTGGTTCTTAGTTGGAATCGTATCGTGGGGGGTCGGCTGTGATAGACCAGGGCACTATGGCTACTACACTCATGTCGCCAAGTTCTTGGATTGGGTTAGCAGAATAACAGACTCAGAGTTTTTAGAAACGTTTTAA